A DNA window from Falco naumanni isolate bFalNau1 chromosome Z, bFalNau1.pat, whole genome shotgun sequence contains the following coding sequences:
- the CREB3 gene encoding cyclic AMP-responsive element-binding protein 3 yields the protein MWPEELPLLTDEDLLDFLLKDDGPYAEIPGEEKGLLPEEEKGLLEGSFFLQLRDKEFDDFVNSLLRTFEDGPDLLQGCSPSNSDSSISEDQHLSHSLDSNLAGISQNLYAAHNDHNYSLHQDWSMPESVMSDIAERDVSIDLGTQMGLTGRRRGRKRKSSFPTAVAVGARQQPGCGVIMQSDFPELVLTVEESQLLKKEGVSLPLRLPLTKAEEQVLKKVRRKIRNKQLARDSRHRRKIYIDVLERRVAAHTAQKKELERKVEVLQKENMSLLEQLQKLQALVAMSTTKSTIRRTCTMVIILSCLIISPNICWIQSRDPELKLRVLSQKIQQFPNEVETVVCEDAMLEDFSPEPEDPLLSGSLSQSQEEGYYPPSTDPTCSFSSSTFSDPPAAAGSELGFLHQLQEQDFQCNPLQATVPAVLKGKRQEWVEYAAGIVVVQQHLPMRCDHCCFMLLGVMQGTLLGRDKQLH from the exons ATGTGGCCAGAGGAACTGCCTCTCCTGACAGATGAGGATCTGCTTGACTTCCTCCTGAAAGATGATGGTCCCTACGCTGAAATCCCAGGGGAGGAGAAAGGTCTCCTGCCTGAGGAGGAGAAAGGTCTCCTGGAAGGCT ctttttttctgcagcttcgGGACAAGGAATTTGATGACTTTGTCAACTCCCTGCTGAGGACCTTCGAGGATGGACCAGACTTGCTGCAGGGTTGTTCACCTAGCAacagtgacagcagcatttctgaagatCAGCATCTGTCCCATAGCCTTGACAGCAATTTGGCCGGCATTTCTCAGAACTTGTACGCTGCGCACAACGATCACAACTATTCCCTCCATCAGGACTGGTCTATGCCGGAAAGCGTGATGTCTGACATAGCAGAAAGAGATGTTTCCATTGACCTTG GGACACAGATGGGTTTGACGGGCAGAAGGCGGGGACGGAAACGGAAGTCCAGTTTCCccactgctgttgctgtaggtgccaGACAGCAGCCTGGATGTGGAGTCATCATGCAG tcTGACTTCCCAGAGCTGGTCCTGACAGTGGAGGAGAGTCAGCTACTGAAGAAAGAAGGTGTTTCATTACCACTCCGTCTGCCCCTGACTAAA GCTGAAGAGCAGGTTCTGAAGAAAGTGCGTCGGAAGATCCGGAACAAGCAGTTAGCCCGGGATAGTCGTCACAGAAGGAAGATCTACATAGATGTCCTGGAACGGAG GGTGGCAGCCCACACAGCTCAgaagaaggagctggagaggaaGGTGGAGGTGCTGCAGAAGGAGAACAT GTCACTGCTCGAGCAGTTGCAGAAACTGCAGGCCTTGGTCGCAATGTCTACCACCAAAAGTACCATCAGAAGAACCTGCACCATG GTCATCATTTTGTCCTGCCTTATTATCTCCCCTAACATCTGCTGGATTCAAAGCAGAGACCCAGAGCTGAAGCTCAGAG TGCTGTCCCAGAAGATCCAGCAGTTCCCAAACGAAGTAGAAACTGTTGTGTGTGAGGATGCTATGCTGGAGGATTTCAGCCCGGAGCCCGAGGACCCCTTGCTATCTGGCAGCCTCAGTCAATCACAAGAAGAAGGGTATTATCCACCCAGCACTGATCCTACATgttcattcagcagcagcacattttctgatcctccagcagcagcaggctctgaGCTGGGCTTTCTCCACCAGCTTCAGGAGCAGGACTTCCAGTGCAACCCTTTGCAGGCAACAGTGCCGGCGGTGTTAAAAGGCAAGAGGCAGGAATGGGTGGAATATGCTGCTGGAATTGTCGTCGTTCAGCAGCACTTGCCGATGAGATGTGACCACTGCTGCTTCATGCTTCTTGGGGTGAtgcagggcaccctgctgggCAGGGACAAGCAGCTGCATTAA
- the LOC121081685 gene encoding avidin-like, protein MGSSALTLVLALALVVCVTPAERKCLLSGSWRSDSGCRMVVSVLSKDGSFSGSYLPGPVADNSEILTSPLKGSQQDTGQISQPIFSFTVHWQLQDSDPAQTTVFLGQCYVGTNGEETLHALWLLREAADNPAEDWKATRIGTSVFTRIK, encoded by the exons ATGGGGAGCAGTGCCCTCACCCTGGTCCTCGCCCTGGCCCTGGTGGTGTGTGTCACCCCTGCGGAGAGGAAG TGCCTTCTGTCTGGGTCATGGCGGAGTGACAGTGGCTGCCGGATGGTTGTGTCCGTCCTCAGCAAGGATGGCAGCTTCTCTGGTTCCTACTTGCCGGGGCCTGTTGCTGACAACTCCGAAATCCTCACCTCACCACTGAAGGGGTCCCAGCAGGACACAGGGCAGATCTCGCAGCCCATCTTCTCCTTCACTGTGCACTGGCAGCTCCAAG ACTCAGATCCAGCACAGACAACTGTCTTCCTGGGCCAGTGCTACGTGGGCACCAACGGGGAGGAGACCCTCCATGCCCTGTGGCTCCTGCGAGAGGCAGCTGACAACCCTGCCGAGGACTGGAAAGCCACCCG GATTGGCACCAGCGTTTTCACCCGGATAAAATAA
- the LOC121081733 gene encoding avidin-like: protein MRRRALRTLALPVGAALAAAAAGQQLLCQAAEIPKEGKVDVNEEKATDTSWWLGRKQKHPAKNGKCNLTGWWENDLGSKMHVSTVDNQGNFSGEYYTAVSNTQKPIKPSPLVGSQHLDEDGQCTFGFTVNWKKFSDSTAVFVGQCFAVDGREELLQTSWLLREKVDSLPSNWKATRTGYNTFTRVG, encoded by the exons ATGCGCCGCCGCGCTCTCCGCACCCTCGCCCTGCCCGTCGGGGCGGCCCTGGccgcggccgcggcggggcagcAG cttctctgccaggcagctgagATCCCCAAGGAGGGAAAGGTTGATGTGAATGAGGAAAAGGCAACAGACACTAGCTGGTGGCTGGGCCGTAAGCAGAAACACCCCGCAAAGAATGGCAAG TGCAACCTGACCGGCTGGTGGGAGAATGACCTAGGCTCCAAGATGCATGTGTCCACAGTTGACAACCAGGGCAACTTCTCCGGCGAGTACTACACTGCTGTGTCGAACACCCAGAAACCCATCAAGCCGTCCCCCCTTGTTGGCTCCCAGCACTTGGACGAGGACGGGCAGTGCACCTTTGGCTTCACTGTCAACTGGAAGAAGTTTTCTG ACTCCACAGCTGTCTTTGTGGGCCAGTGCTTTGCTGTAGATGGTAGAGAAGAGCTCCTGCAGACCTCCTGGCTGCTGCGGGAGAAGGTCGACTCCCTGCCCAGCAACTGGAAAGCCACCAG GACTGGATACAACACCTTCACTCGAGTGGgctga
- the LOC121081735 gene encoding avidin-like produces MGSSALTLVLALALVVCVTPAERKCQLSGLWRNEQDSLMEISVLRDNGDFQGRYLTRVTLAGGCACASPLKGAQQQPSEGGWPTFAFTVRWDKFSNATTAFAGQCFVDTGGKETLTTMWLLREAVGSLEEDWKATRVGRNIFTRKRTPKGKLLQSFFPPCEDVCLPTE; encoded by the exons ATGGGGAGCAGTGCCCTCACCCTGGTCCTCGCCCTGGCCCTGGTGGTGTGTGTCACCCCTGCGGAGAGGAAG TGTCAGCTCAGCGGGCTGTGGAGGAATGAGCAGGACTCACTGATGGAGATTTCAGTCTTGAGGGACAACGGGGACTTCCAGGGGAGATACCTCACACGGGTCACCcttgctggtggctgtgcctgCGCCTCCCCCCTGAagggtgcccagcagcagcctagCGAAGGGGGCTGGCCCACCTTTGCCTTCACTGTGCGCTGGGACAAGTTCTCCA ATGCCACCACCGCCTTCGCGGGGCAGTGCTTCGTGGACACAGGTGGGAAGGAGACGCTGACCACCATGTGGCTGCTGCGTGAAGCTGTCGGGTCCCTCGAGGAGGACTGGAAAGCCACAAG GGTGGGCAGAAACATCTTTACACGCAAACGCACTCCGAAAGGAAAGCTCCTGCAGAGCTTCTTCCCACCCTGTGAGGACGTGTGTTTGCCCACCGAATGA